Genomic window (Subtercola endophyticus):
ACCGTGGCGTCGACGGCTGACTACCTGAAAGGTGTGTGGCCCGAAGAGCTTTCAAAAGTGGTCTTCGAAATCGGCGCTGTTCCGCTCGATCTGCCCGCCGAGGGTGCTCCGGTCGAACGCTGGAGCGTCATCGGAAACCGCATCATCTTGTACCGGCTGCCCATTCAGCGCATGTCGAAGCTGCACCGCGACGACGAGCTGCACAAACGAATGATCATCGAGAGCTGCGTCTTTCGCGCGGTCGCCGAGCTGCTCGGCAAAGACCCCTGGGATCTCGCCCCCGACCGCTTTCGCCACTTCTAAGAGAGCGGATGCCCGGGCATCCGGTCGCCCGTCAGCCGCCGTAGACCGTGAGGGGGGCCGCGAGCGGGCTCGCGGGGCTGACGCTGAAGGCCGAGATGAGACCGTCGCCGAGGTACCCGACCGACGCGGTCAACGGCTGGTTCGTCACCACCGTGTACGCCGTCTTCGTCGACAGCCCCACGCCAGCTGCGCTGTTCGCCGCGACGGTCAGCGTCACCGGGGCGGCCGACGGGTTGTTGCTCTGGCTGACGCTCACTGCAGCGTCGCTGTTTCCGGTATTGACCAGCTGCAAGCGCGGGCTCGGCCCGGTCGCCGTGGCGAAGAGGAACGTGCCGCTCACCGGCGGCCCCGACTGGTACCAGGCGAAGTCGGTTCCGCCGCTGACCACAGCCGAGCGGGCGCCGGCCACGACGGGCTGGTCGGAGGAGACGATGACGCTGTACGTGTCGTCGGTCACCGAGGGGAACGGAAGGTCGGTAACGACTCCCCCGGTCGCGCTGTAGTTCGCCGTGGTGTCGGCGACGCCGAGCGTCTCGCTCTTCATCGTGACGGTGATGGTCGCTCCGGCGGATCCCGGCACGTAGACACGTAGCGCGGCCGGCAGGTCTGCTGATGCGGGATCGGCTGCCTGCTCGGCGATCGCGCTCGTGCTCACGATCTGTACTCCTGCGATGGTCTGCCGCAGCGCTGGAGCGCCCGTCGGGCCCGCAACGTCGATGCCACCCGGCGCGAGCCCTCTGATGACGCTCTGCTGCAGCGAGGCGAGTACGGTGCCGCCGCTGGCCTGAACGTGGATGACCGGCGAAACGACGTTCGGAGCGAATCCGGCCAGCGACAGCGCCCGCTGCGAGTGCGGTTGCACGGTGATGCCGCTGGTACCGGGAGCGTTGACAACGCCGGCCTCGCTGAAGATCGAGAGGTTGACGGTCGAAACGACGGCCGTGGGGTTGGAGAGCACGAGGTAGCTCGTTCGGCCGGTGATGGTCGAGCCGGCCGCGATCCAGCTGTCGGCTGAGGCTTCGGAGCACTCCGAGCTGGCGAGTCCGGTGACGTCGGGCTGCTTGATCTGCTGCGACTGGCTGCCGCCGAGCAAGGTTCCGCTGGAGCCGGGGGCGGTCAACTCCGTGGGCTGCGCGGGGCCGGAACGGGCATCCGGGCTCGTCAGCGTCGACGTCACGATCTTGTCGCTCTTCGGCACGATGCCGGTGACGAGAGTGGGCGTGCCCACAGAAACGAGGGAGGGTGCGCCCGTCGACGATACCGCCGAGGCATCGGCCTGACCGAGGTAGGGGCCGGGGCAGACACGGGTCTGGTCGGAGGCCGTCGGCGTCACGACGACGCTCGGTACTCCGGCGGCGATGGTCGGCAGCGAGAGCACGGCGGCGGCGCCCACGGTGGCAGCACCCAGCGCGAGAACCACCACGCTGGTCGCGATGCGCAGCCCGGTGCGGGCGGCGGAACGTCGGATGCCCCCCGGCGTCGAGGCCGCTGGCCGGCCGGTGGATGCTCGCTCTGACGGCACCGTCACTTGCTTCGCGGCCTTGTCGGGCTTAGCTGCCTTGGCTGGTTTGGCCGGTTTTGCTGGCTTTGCTGGCTTTGCCGGTTTTGCCGGTTTTGGTTCTTTCGATGCCTTCGGGAGCTTTGCAGCATTCGCGAGCGCGGCCCCGGGTGCGGCAGCGGGGGTCGCTGCGGAATCGGGAGCAGGTGGCTCCGTCGGCCCCGCACCGGTTGCCTCCAGCGGCTCGACTTCGGGCGCCGCGTGTGCTGCTTCGGACGCGTCTGCGGCGTCGCGCAGGGTGGGCGCGCCGGGCAGAACGGGCGCGCCGGACGCGACTGCGGTTTCGGGCAGGATGGGCGCGCCGGACGCGATTGCGGTTTCGGGCACGATGGGCGCGTCGGACCCGTTTGGTACCTCAGGAAGGATCGGCGTACTGGGCACGATGGGCGCGTCGGGCACGGCTTGGTTCTCGCCGGGGCGCGTTTCGTCGCGATCGCTCATGATGACGCACCTCCTCGGTCAGCGCTGTACTGGTGTTCTTCCGGCGGTGCCGCGAGGTTCGGTGCGGCCTGCTCTCGGCTCTCAAGACCCTCGCCACGCCCGCCGACCGGGCCGCTGTCGCTCGCGTCGCCACCGCCCACATCAGCGCCATCCACATCAGCGCGACCCGAGCCAGCGCCACCCGCGTCGGTACCGCCATCGCCAGCGCGACCGGCAGCGCCCGCGGCCTCCTCCTCGGCGCGCACGGCGTCGACCTCCGACCCCGGCCCCTCGGCCCCGACCTCGTCGAGAGCCGTGGCAGCGCGCAGACCGTGCGCCTCGAGCCGACCGGCGGGCAGGGCGAGCAGCAGCGCCAGACCGAACACGATCGCCTGCACGATGAGGATCAGCAACCCGATCCCCGTGCCGGTGTTCGTGGGTGAAATCGGCGGCAGAGCAGAGAAACCCGGTGTGCCGGTGATCTCCCACAACTCACCGGCGAAGGTCGAACCGATGGGAGTGAGTGAAGCATTGCTGTCGAAGGCGATCTTCGACCGTGCGGCGACCGCCTGGGCATCCGTCGTCGCCGCGGACCCGGCGGCCGGCGCCAACACAACGAACTCGATACCCATCTGCGCAAGCTGAACGGTCGAATCGGTTCCGCTGCGCGAGGCCAGGTTTCCCACCAGTTCGGCGAAGGTCTGCCGCTCGGCCGAGACCGAGGTCGTGGTGGCGGCGAGCGTCGACTGCGTCTCGAGCGTTGCGCCCGCGCCGTGAACGATGGATGCCGCCAACCCTCCATTCGCCTGTGGATTCAGCACGAGCGTGCCGACTCTCGGGTTCGACGCGGCCTCGGCGGTGACGAAAGCGGGGAGCGACTGCCCCGTGCCGGCGTGCACATCGCTCGTCGCGGTGAGCGTCGATGTGGCGACGGGAACCGCGAGCACGGCGATCGCAAACGCAGCGAGCACGGCCGGAATACTCGCGAACCGCTTGAACGATGCGAGCCCGATCGTTGCGGCACCCGCGAGGCCGAACCAGTACAGGCTGAGGCCCGCGCCGGGCCAGAGCGAGATCTCGAGCGATCCAGTGGAGCTGACCGAGATGAGCGTGCAGCCGACGGCAGTGGCGAATCCGACAATGCCGACAAACGCCGCCCCGGCGGCGACACCGCCACGACGAAGAAAAAGCGCGACGAGCGCCAGCAGGGCGAGCGGCGCCAGGAGGATGAACGCCACCAGCATCGCCGTGTCGGAGCTGATTCCCACGGTCGTGCCGATCTGCGACCACCCGCCGAGGCCCGACTCCGGCAGGCCGAGCAGCAGGTCGAGCAGACTCGTCGAATTGTGGGCGTTCGGCAGGCCAGGGTCGGCGAAAATGCCGAACGGATTGCCGCGCTGCAGCTGCTCCCAGGCGAGCGGAGCGACGAGAACGAGCGCGGGCAGCGGAAGCGCGATGTACCGCATGATCGCGCGGCGCGCGAAGATCACCGACACCAGCCAGAGCACGAGCAGGGCCGGCCAGAGCGACGGGGCAGCCGCCACGGTGGCAGCGAACAGCAGGGACGCGATGGCCGATGCCGACCACGACCGGGCCGCCGAGACCGCGGCGAGCATCAACCAGGGCAGCAGCAGGTGAGCGATGATGGCACCGGCTTGTCCGGCATCCATCGACGCCAGAAACGGCGGCGCAATGGCCCAGATGACAGCCGCGAAGATACGCAAGCCCTGCCGATTGGTGAACTTCGCCGCGCAGAACCAGGCTGCGAGCGCCGCGAGGGGCAGGGCGGCGATGTAGAGCACCACGAGGGCGGCAGAGGGCGACCAGAAGGTCAGCGACCCGAAGATGGCGAGCAGGTAGGCGAACGGGTCGGATGCCCCGAGAAAGCCGAGGCCGAGATCACGCCAGCCGTAGCCGACCTGCGACCACAGCCCGCCCGCGTCGCCGCCGAGCGGGATGAACGAGCCGCCCACAATGGCGCTCGCCCCGAAGAGGGGAAAAAACAGTACGAGACCGACGGCAGCAGCGGCCGCCACGATGGCCGCGCCGCCGCCCGAGAAGAACTGCAGCTCTTCACGCGACCCGCGCGCCTTCGACAGGGCGAGCTCGCGAACGAGAGCATTGCGTCTGCGAACCTCGGCCCCGGGCACCCGCAGAGGAGCGAGAGACTTCCAGCCCGCCTTCTTGGTGCGCCTGATCGAGCCGCGCGCTGCAGCGACATGCCCGCTGAAGGCCGTCTTGAAGGCGGCTGCGAACTCTCCCGTCACGGCTCCGGGCTGCTTACGCAACACCTGGAACAGCGATCGGAACACCGCAAGCGGAACGAGAGAGAGCCAGTGGAAGACCACCGCGAGCGCAGGAGCGTAGACCAACCGGCGATGCAGCTGGGCCGCGCGCCGCGTGGTCTGCCGCTTGCGACGCTGCGTGCCTTTCACCGAGGTTCCCGGCCCGGAAAGGCCGTCGCCCGCCGTGGCGACCCGCGCCGAGGGCACCGCGATGACGCGGTGCCCGGCGAGCCGTGCCCGAATCGAGAAGTCCAGCCCGTTGTCGGCGGTCGGCAGCGCCTGGTCGAAGCCGCCCAGCTCGTTGAACACGGTGTGCCGCACGAGCATGCCGGCGGCACCGAGGCCGAGCACGTCGCTCATCCGCTCGTGTTGCGCCTGGTCGAGTTCGCGCTCGACCAGCGCGAAACTCGCCCCGTACGGAGTGATGGTCTCGCCAAAGCCCGCGATGAAGTCTTTGTCGTTCCAATCCATCTGCTTCGGCCCGGCGACGGCGACAGAGGGGTTGACCTCGACGGCGGCGAGCAGGGCGGCTAGCGCGCCGGGCTCTGGTGCGGTGTCGTGCGCCAGCAGCCAGAGCCACTCATCGTCTGAAGCGGGCGGGGGCACCACCCCGAGGGCATGCGTCACCGCGACGCCGAATGACAGGCGAGTGGATGCCGAGAGAAACCCTGTGGGCTGCATATCGGTGAGCAGCTTCGCCGTGCCGTCAGTCGAGGCGAGGTCGACAACGACCAGGGAGTCGGGCTGACGCGTCTGGGCACGAAGGGCCTCGAGCGTTCGCGGAAGACGCTCGGCCCCATTGTGGGCTACCAGTACGGCTGTTACTCGGGCTTGCATCCATTCGACTTTAGACGCGGGCCCGGGCGAAGCCGGTGTTGAGACCGGCGAGCCGCCCGTTGTGCTTCTGAGCCGACCTTGTGGCTTTGCCTGCCTACCGGCCCTGCCTGCCTGCCTGGGCCAGCGTTGCGCCTCTTAGCCGGCCTGTTTGCGCAGCTTGCGGCGTTCTCGCTCAGAGAGGCCGCCCCAGATGCCGAAACGCTCGTCGTTCTGCAGCGCGTATTCGAGGCACTGGGACTTGACCTCGCAGCTCTGGCAGATGCGCTTGGCATCGCGCGTGGAGCCGCCTTTTTCAGGGAAGAAGGCTTCGGGGTCGGTCTGGGCGCAGAGCGAGTCGCTCTGCCAGGCGAGCTGGTTGTCTTCGGCGTCGGTTGCCGGCTGGCGAACGCCGGGAACACCGAGAATGACGGGGTCGACGAACCAGTCGTCGGGTGCGCCGGAGCGGAGGCCGGCAATGGGCCGCGCTGAAGTGTTGTTCAACCCCGGGCGGTCGCTGGATGTCGGGCGGTCGTTCGGTGATGAAATACTGCCTGGCGACATATCACGCCCTCCCTTCTCTCAAGCTTCGGCGTGCCGAGTCTCTCTAGAAAACCCCTACGAGTAATTACACCCGTGTAGTTCGCTCACGTCAAGTCGCAGATCGTAAACCCTCAACCGAACATCAAAGGTTTCGACACGAGGTGTTTTGCTGAATGTTATGTCTGTTTTTCGACTGACTTCTATAAACTGCCATCATGCTGAAGAAGGTCGTCCTCATCGCGCTGCCCCACGTGGCACCGTTCGAATTCGGTGTCGTCTGCGAGGTGTTCGGCATCGACCGAACAGAGATGAGCGGCCCCGCCTTCGACTTTCACGTCGTCGCGGCCGAGCCGGGTCCGGTGCCGACCAGCCTGGGGTACACCATGTTCATCTCCGAGGGGCTGGAGGCCGCGGCCGACGCCGACCTCATTGCGGTTCCGGCGCACGCGATCGACGAGCCCGTGCATCCGGAGGTCGTACGAGTCTTGCGCGAGGCCGAAGCACGCGGCGCCTGGATCTTGAGCGTCTGCAGTGGGGCCTTCACCCTGGCGGCGGCGGGCATCCTCGACGGCCGTGCGGCCACCACGCACTGGATGCACGCGGAACGCCTCGCCCGCGACTACCCCCTTACCGCGGTCGACCCCGACGTGCTCTTCGTCGAAGACCGCCGCGTCATCTCCAGCGCTGGCACCGCCGCGGGAATCGGCGCGTGCCTTCATCTCGTGCGTACCGAGCTCGGTGCCGTCGCCGCCAACGTCATCGCTCGCCGCATGGTCGTACCCCCGCAGCGCTCGGGCGGTCAGTCGCAGTACATTCAGGCGCCGGTCGCGCCGATTCAGAGCGACTCCTTCGCCGACGTCACCGACTGGATGCTGCGCAACCTCGACCAAGAACTCTCCGTCGACGAGCTTGCCCGCCGCGCCCTGATGTCACCCCGCACCTTCGCCCGCCGTTTTCGGGCGGATCTCGGTACTACCCCGGCCGCCTGGCTGAATCGGCAGCGCCTGCTGCGTGCCCAAGTCATGCTCGAACAGACCGACCTCGGCCTCGAGCAGGTCGCCGCCGAAACCGGCTTCGGCTCGGCCGCCGTCATGCGCCACCACTTCGTGAAGGTACTGAAGACCACCCCCATCGCCTACCGCCGCACCTTCAGCTGCACCGATGCCGCGCCCGCCGTCCCGCCTCTGCTCGTGCCGTCCCTTTGACGCCGGCACCACCGCGGCGGCGCGCCCCAGCGCACCCCACCCACAAAGTGAGACGGTTACGACGGTACTGAGTCGGTTATACCGACCTCACTATGGTCGTAACGGCCTCACTTTTCGCGGCGGGTCGGGTGGGCAGGCGGCGGGGCGG
Coding sequences:
- a CDS encoding DUF5719 family protein, which translates into the protein MSDRDETRPGENQAVPDAPIVPSTPILPEVPNGSDAPIVPETAIASGAPILPETAVASGAPVLPGAPTLRDAADASEAAHAAPEVEPLEATGAGPTEPPAPDSAATPAAAPGAALANAAKLPKASKEPKPAKPAKPAKPAKPAKPAKAAKPDKAAKQVTVPSERASTGRPAASTPGGIRRSAARTGLRIATSVVVLALGAATVGAAAVLSLPTIAAGVPSVVVTPTASDQTRVCPGPYLGQADASAVSSTGAPSLVSVGTPTLVTGIVPKSDKIVTSTLTSPDARSGPAQPTELTAPGSSGTLLGGSQSQQIKQPDVTGLASSECSEASADSWIAAGSTITGRTSYLVLSNPTAVVSTVNLSIFSEAGVVNAPGTSGITVQPHSQRALSLAGFAPNVVSPVIHVQASGGTVLASLQQSVIRGLAPGGIDVAGPTGAPALRQTIAGVQIVSTSAIAEQAADPASADLPAALRVYVPGSAGATITVTMKSETLGVADTTANYSATGGVVTDLPFPSVTDDTYSVIVSSDQPVVAGARSAVVSGGTDFAWYQSGPPVSGTFLFATATGPSPRLQLVNTGNSDAAVSVSQSNNPSAAPVTLTVAANSAAGVGLSTKTAYTVVTNQPLTASVGYLGDGLISAFSVSPASPLAAPLTVYGG
- a CDS encoding glycosyltransferase family 2 protein, coding for MQARVTAVLVAHNGAERLPRTLEALRAQTRQPDSLVVVDLASTDGTAKLLTDMQPTGFLSASTRLSFGVAVTHALGVVPPPASDDEWLWLLAHDTAPEPGALAALLAAVEVNPSVAVAGPKQMDWNDKDFIAGFGETITPYGASFALVERELDQAQHERMSDVLGLGAAGMLVRHTVFNELGGFDQALPTADNGLDFSIRARLAGHRVIAVPSARVATAGDGLSGPGTSVKGTQRRKRQTTRRAAQLHRRLVYAPALAVVFHWLSLVPLAVFRSLFQVLRKQPGAVTGEFAAAFKTAFSGHVAAARGSIRRTKKAGWKSLAPLRVPGAEVRRRNALVRELALSKARGSREELQFFSGGGAAIVAAAAAVGLVLFFPLFGASAIVGGSFIPLGGDAGGLWSQVGYGWRDLGLGFLGASDPFAYLLAIFGSLTFWSPSAALVVLYIAALPLAALAAWFCAAKFTNRQGLRIFAAVIWAIAPPFLASMDAGQAGAIIAHLLLPWLMLAAVSAARSWSASAIASLLFAATVAAAPSLWPALLVLWLVSVIFARRAIMRYIALPLPALVLVAPLAWEQLQRGNPFGIFADPGLPNAHNSTSLLDLLLGLPESGLGGWSQIGTTVGISSDTAMLVAFILLAPLALLALVALFLRRGGVAAGAAFVGIVGFATAVGCTLISVSSTGSLEISLWPGAGLSLYWFGLAGAATIGLASFKRFASIPAVLAAFAIAVLAVPVATSTLTATSDVHAGTGQSLPAFVTAEAASNPRVGTLVLNPQANGGLAASIVHGAGATLETQSTLAATTTSVSAERQTFAELVGNLASRSGTDSTVQLAQMGIEFVVLAPAAGSAATTDAQAVAARSKIAFDSNASLTPIGSTFAGELWEITGTPGFSALPPISPTNTGTGIGLLILIVQAIVFGLALLLALPAGRLEAHGLRAATALDEVGAEGPGSEVDAVRAEEEAAGAAGRAGDGGTDAGGAGSGRADVDGADVGGGDASDSGPVGGRGEGLESREQAAPNLAAPPEEHQYSADRGGASS
- a CDS encoding GlxA family transcriptional regulator — its product is MLKKVVLIALPHVAPFEFGVVCEVFGIDRTEMSGPAFDFHVVAAEPGPVPTSLGYTMFISEGLEAAADADLIAVPAHAIDEPVHPEVVRVLREAEARGAWILSVCSGAFTLAAAGILDGRAATTHWMHAERLARDYPLTAVDPDVLFVEDRRVISSAGTAAGIGACLHLVRTELGAVAANVIARRMVVPPQRSGGQSQYIQAPVAPIQSDSFADVTDWMLRNLDQELSVDELARRALMSPRTFARRFRADLGTTPAAWLNRQRLLRAQVMLEQTDLGLEQVAAETGFGSAAVMRHHFVKVLKTTPIAYRRTFSCTDAAPAVPPLLVPSL
- a CDS encoding metallopeptidase family protein, whose protein sequence is MPRSRRTSSAKTSRYRYRNRHGRSLRSSVTGPFLPPLRTRIDLFEMTVASTADYLKGVWPEELSKVVFEIGAVPLDLPAEGAPVERWSVIGNRIILYRLPIQRMSKLHRDDELHKRMIIESCVFRAVAELLGKDPWDLAPDRFRHF
- a CDS encoding WhiB family transcriptional regulator — translated: MNNTSARPIAGLRSGAPDDWFVDPVILGVPGVRQPATDAEDNQLAWQSDSLCAQTDPEAFFPEKGGSTRDAKRICQSCEVKSQCLEYALQNDERFGIWGGLSERERRKLRKQAG